AGTCCGGCAACGCACCCAGGAGCTAGAAGAGAACAACGCCCACCTTGAGCAAACCCTGCGAGATCTCAAGGCCACTCAGTCGCAACTGATTCAAACGGAAAAGATGTCGAGTTTGGGGCAGCTTGTGGCAGGTCTAGCCCATGAGATTAACAATCCCCTAAGCTTCATTCAGTCCAATTTGCTCCATGCCCGCGAGTACATGCAGTGCTTATTGGAGATGCTGAACCTTTATCAGACCCATCTCCAAAAGGTGCCAGCGATCTGCGAAAAGGCAGAGGAACTAGGGCTGGAATTCATTCAGGATGATCTGCCCAAGCTGCTGGGGTCGATGCAGGTTGGCACGCAGCGGATTAGTGAAATCGTGCGATCGCTCCGTGTGTTTGCCCGGTTGGATGAGTCTGAGGTCAAGTCCGTTGATCTGCATGAAGGGCTGGACAGTACGCTGCTGTTGCTCAATAGCCGTCTCCGGGGCACTCCTAGTCGAGCAGGTATCCGCATTGTTCGGGAATACGGCGATCTGCCGCTTGTCGAGTGCTACGCCGGACAGATTAACCAGGTGTTTATGAACCTTTTGAGCAACGCGGTCGATGCTCTGGAGGCGATGCGAGAACAGGTGGATGGTTTACGCAGCGCCGCTGGGCAGGCTCATTCCCCGGCATACTGCATGGACTGGGCCAAGGATTTATTGCCAGAGGAACAAGACGAGATTCCCACCATCTGGATTAGAACCCGTCTGGTCGAAGGGAATCGCGTCTCGGTGTGCATCGCAGACAATGGAATTGGCATTTCGACGGACGTGCAGCAGCGGATCTTTAATCCCTTTTTCACCACTAAACCTGTGGGACGCGGAACCGGGCTGGGGCTATCAATTTGCCATCAAATCATTACCGAGCGCCACGGCGGTACGCTGAAATGCACCTCTTGCCCCGCTGAGGGGTCAGAATTTTGCTTTGAGATTCCGCTGAAGCTGCCTGCCAACCAGCCCCAACAGACCCAGGCTTAGGCTTAGGCAAGTAGAACTTATGCGGTTGGTCGCCAGTCCGAGCAAAGGCGGAGAGAGTTGGAGGAATTGAGGGAACTCTGAATTAGGCCGTAGCTGCTCAGACTGGCTGAAAGATGAGCCATCAGACCAACAGGCTGTCGGCGCGGCTCATTCCTTCTACTTTGGAGATATTGCTATGGGTTTGTTCGACCGAATGTTTGGCGTACAAAACACAGTTCAGGAAACCTTTAGCCCAGCCGAAGCCTATGCAGCGATCGCCCTGGCCGCAGTTGCTTCTGACGGCTATCTGGCAGACGAGGAGCTATCGGGTCTGATGAGTACGCTGAACCGCATGCAGCTCTTCCGGAGCTATTCAAGCGACATTATGCGACGGATGTTTGACAAGCTGTTCAGCATCCTGCGGCGGGATGGGGTCGGCGTTTTGTTTGCGATCGCCAAAGACTCTCTCCCCTTTGAACTGAAGGAATCGGCCTTTGCAGTTGCCACCGATCTGGTTTTGGCCGACGGCCGTGTCACCCAGGAAGAGCAGCAGTTTCTCAACGATCTCTATCAAGCCCTTGGCATTTCCGAAGCCGCGGCCGAGAAGATTGTAGACGTAATGCTCATTAAAAATCGCGGCTAGGTTGCAAGTCGGTTCATCGTAAGAGGCGATCGCCCAGCGCAAGAGGCGATCGCCCTTTTTTATCGCTCTACTCCCGACACCCAGCCGCACGAAACTGCTCCATCAGCGCTGTGGGCCAGGTGGGGTCGATCGCAGGGGGCCGCTGGGACGCATAGACCTGCATGTTTCCCGTTGGCTCCACCGTTGCCAGAAACTCGCTGTCGTAGTTTGAGACCGTCACTTGCCGCAAGAGCGATCGCGTAGACTGCGTATTGCTAGCCAGCAGTTGCCCCTCCGCCACCTGCGCCACGGAAAACTCTAGCGGCGTGTCATACACCTCAAACGGCACGGTTGCCGTTTCCTGCTTGCTATAGCGCACCAGGCACACGCGCCCTGGTACTTCCGACGGAAACACCGTCATAAAGTAATGGGGCAGCATATCCCACTCTTTGGCCCAGGTTCCCAAAAACGGGGCCATGTCTGGGTCTGTCTCTGCCCAGGTTTGCCGATAGGCGACCAGTTCTGAAGAAATCGGCGACCCCACTGAACCAATCTTGCCCAGCCCCAGCAAGTCCAGATCGGACTGAATCCGCTGCTGCATCTCGGCCTCTGCCTGACGGAGTGCGTCTTCTGTCAGCGGCGGCCGTAGCGGCGCATCGACAGGATGCAGCACCACAGCAGGATCGGGAGTGGCTGCGTCGGGCGCAGACGGGGTGCAGGCTATGGCCGTTCCCAGCCCCGCCGTCAGCACCACGGCCGCCGCCCACTTCACCCGAATTGCATGAGTCATCAATCGTTTTGCCATAACCCTCGTAGCCCAGACCATCAATTTCTGGGGTCTTCTTTTATTAGGTCTACAATTTCTGGCAGCAGGTTCCGCAATGAAAAAGCCCCACTTCACCGATTGGGAAGTGGGGGCAGACCTTTCTGCTTGAGAGCCAACTTGTCAAGAGCCAGCGGAGAACCAACGTCCTTTAGACCCGGAGGAACGGGCGGAGGCTTGGGCGAGTCCGGGCGTTAGTAAGGACGCAGCACGCCGCGCAGTTCGCCGGCCCGGTTGCGCGTGGTGTGAAGATCAAGATAGAGATTGCCGCTTTCCAGCGCTTGCCGTTGTTCTGGCGTGAGGGTGTATTCTCCCGCAAAGCGACCGTCGCGATCGCCCCTCATCGTCACCGTCAGCGCATACTGGAAGGGGCCGTTGGCGGTGGGTTCGCCCCGATGGATATGCACGGCTGAGGTGATGTTGGGGTTGGGCGGATCGGTGGGGTCAACGGTATAGTCGCGCAGGGGACCAGCCAAATTGCGAAAGTCGCCCCGCACCACCAGGCGATCGCCCGCCAGCACGGCCCCGGCCACACCTGTCGCCCGACCAGAGGGAGACGCGCCCACCACTGCACCCCGGCTCAGGGTTGCCGAAAAGCGCTGTAAAGAAGAGCGGGTCATCCCCTGCGCCAGCAGCACAGTTTCTGCCTGACGCACCTCTGCGATGGGGGCGGGGTCTGCCGGACGCATCCTGCCAGAGACGGCTTGGGCCAGGGACGGGGTAGACAGCCCCATGAGAGATAGGCACGTCAGCGCACCCAGAACGAAATGGAAAAGAATCTTTTTGGGATGAATCATGGCTTTGAGGCGTTCGATAGCGCTTGGAATCAAGACTCGCGATGAATCCTAATGAACACTACGCCCAAAACTGCTGTTTGGATGTGTGATTTCATCCTTAGCCTGGAATCTGCATCAGAAATCTGTACCCAGCCCGACAGAATTTATCAAAAGACAGGGGATAATGCTCTCTGTTCTGGGTGAGGCGATCGCCAGTATTTGAACCCATCACGACTGGTCGTGCGCTGCTCAAGCAAAGGCGCTGCTTAGATTGAGGAAGGCTGTTCATGAAAGTGCAAGATTTAAAGGGAAAAACCGTTGCGTTTGCCGGGTCGGGCGGGCTAGATAGCTGCACCATTACGCGCTGGCTGACAAACCAGGGCGTAAACGTGGTGTGCTTTACGGCCGACCTGGGGCAGCCGGATGAAGAAGACATGGATGCGGTGCGCCAGCGGATGCTGAAGGCGGGCGCGGTGGACTTTGTGCTGCTGCCTGTGCGAGAGGCGATCGCCGAAGACGGCCTCAAGGTGATCCAGTCGCAGGCCTGCTACGAAGGGCGCTACTGGAACACCACGGGAATCGCCCGCTGTTCCCTGACCAAGGCAATGATTCTGGAAATGAAGCAGCGCGGGCTGACGATTTTTAGCCACGGCGCAACGGGGCGCGGCAACGACCAGGTGCGGTTTCAGCTAATTACCAATATGCTGGCTCCAGAGTTTGAGGTGTATGCACCCTGGCGCGACGAGAGCTTTCTGGCGCGGTTCCCCGGCCGCAGCGAGATGATTGATTTCTGTCAGGAAAACGGGCTGCCCGTGACGGCTACCAAAGACAAGCCCTATTCCACCGATGCCAACCTGCTGGGGTTGACGCATGAATCGGGAATGCTGGAGGCGCTGACCACCCCGGCCCAGTTTGTGAAGCCGATTATGGGCTGCTATCCGCAGGATGCGCCCGACACGCCAGAAGCTTTTACCGTGCGGTTTGAAAAGGGTCGTCCGGTGAGCGTGAATGGGGAATCGGTGAATCTGGTGGATGCGTTTTTGAAGACGAATGCGATCGCCGGAAAGCACGGCATCGGCATCGGCACGCACCTGGTCGAAAACCGCTTTGTGGGCATCAAGTCGCGCGGCGTATACGAAAGCCCCGGCGTAGAAACCCTGGGCACTTGCTATGCTTATCTGCTGCAACTGATTCTGGATCGGCGGGCGCGGGAGTTTTATGACCAGCTTTCGCTCCTGGTGGCCAAGCAAATCTATCAGGGCTACTGGTTTGACCGGGCAACGCAGATGATGCTGGCGGCGATCGCCAACACGGCCGAACTCGCCACCGGAACCATCAGCGTGTCCCTTTACAAAGGCAATATCTCCTTCGTGGCGGCCGACGACGTGCCCCACATCCTCTATTCCGAAGAAAACGCCTCAATGGAGGGCGTGGGCGACTATAACCACGGCGACTCGGAGGGGCTGCTGCGGGTCTTTGGCGTGAGCGCCCGCGTGTTGGCCACCAGCGGTCAGGTCGGTCTTTGAAGAACTGAGGACTGCGTTGAACGTGGGCCGAAACCCGGATGCGAGTTGATTGTTTGTGTGCGATGCACCCAAGCAGTCAACTCGCATCTCTAGAGTTTTGCGCTTTGGCAGGCTAAACATCGGCAGGCGAAATCCTAACGTTTTAGCACAATCCGATACCGCGCCTTGCCCGATACCAGATGCTCAAGGGCTTCGTTAAGCAAACTAAGCAAGCAATGAAGAACTGGAGGAAGAACTGGAGCGGTGGATAAATCACCAATCAGATGAACAGGGATTCACCCACGCCGCCGCTGATGATAAGGGGGGTTTTGAGGGAGCAACAATCCTATGTCTGGATGCCTATGTCTGGATGATTCCGTATCCTCTGCGCCTTGTCGATCCCCAGTTGGGCGGCTAGAGTCTTAATGAGTGCATCCAGCTTGGGCATTTTGCGGATGGGGATGGAGTTGCGCGATCGCCCCTTGGTAGGATAAATACGAGGGCGATCGCCACCTCAAAACCCCGTCAGATGCTTCTCCTAAGCCCTCATTGCATGGTTCGTTGCATAAGATGCACAGGAGATGCATAGGACTGTCGAATTCATTGGCTGTGAATCCGTAATGGCGTTTGGGTAACTTGAAAGAAGTTGAGTCAGACGCATCGCCCTGTTTCTACCTGGAACTGCCATGAGCGCCCCCTCCTCGCATCTACATTCCACATCCTCCCCATCGGCCGACCCGCTTGATGGGGACAATGCAACGGTTACGGTAGAGGTAGAAGTCCTCACCGATGGTTCGAGTGCTGGGCAATTGAGTGGGCGATCGCAGCCGCCAGAATCACCCGCTTCCCCCCCCGTCCCTCCCCCCAATCCAAACAGCGACCCAAGCGCCACCAGCCCCTCCAGCAGACCCAACCCCGGCAGCGCCCTGGCCACCACCAAGGGATCTTTCTCGTCCTTTCTCGCGCCGCTGACCCAGGATACGTTCAAGCAGGTCGTTACCGATGTTGAGCAAAAGCTAAGAGTGGTTAATCAAACCCTCTCGATGCTCGACAACCTGATGGATTCTCAGGGATTTGATGCCATCTTGAACGAGATGCTGCATTCCATCACCCTGAAAACGGGGGAACTGCTGAACGCCGATCGCGCCACTATTTTTCTCCTAGACGACGAGAAAGACGAACTGTGGGCGATCGTCGCCGAAGACGAAAACGGCAATAACCTGGAACTGCGAATTCCCAAGCATGTCGGCATTGCGGGCGAAGTCGCCACCACCAAGCAGGTCGTCAACATTCCCTACGACTTTTACAACGATCCCCGCTCTAAGGCGGCTCAGGCGCTCGACAAGAAAAATCACTACCGCACTTACACCATGCTGGCCATGCCCCTGCTGAACGATCAGGGCGACTTGGTGGCCGTCGTGCAACTGATCAACAAGCTCAAGCCCAACTGTGATTTGCAAGCGCACCTAGACGAGCGCATCGACCTGGGCGGCTTTACCGCGCAAGATGAGCAGGTGTTTGAAGAGTTTGCGCCCTCGATCCGGCTGATTCTGGAATCGTCCCGCTCGTTCTACAAGGCAACCCAGCAGCAGCGGGCCGCCTCGGCGCTGATGAAGGCGACCAAATCTCTCAGCCAGAGCAGCCTAGATCTGGAGGAAACCCTGGGACGCGTGATGGAAGAGGCCCAGGAACTGATGCAGGCCGATCGCAGCACGCTTTGGCTCTTGGATCGCGACCAGCACCAGCTCTGGACAAAGCTGCCGATCAACGGCGTGCTGCAAGAAATTCGCATCCCGATGGATGCAGGCTTTGCGGGGCAGGTGGCGATGTCGGGTGAGCCAGTCCTCATTCCCTACGACCTCTACAACCACCCCAACTCCGACACTGCCAAGGAAACCGACAAAAAGACGGGCTATCGCACATGCAGCATGTTGTGTATGCCCGTGTTCAACGCAGATGGCGAACTAATCGCCGTCACTCAACTGATCAATAAGAAAAAGCAGGGCGACCATCCGCCCTACGATCCGGCAAACTATCCTGAAGCGCCGGAGATCTGGCGGGCTAGCTTTAACCGAAACGATCAGGAGTTCATGCAGGCGTTCAACATTCAGGCGGGTGTGGCGCTGCAAAACGCCAAGCTGTTCGCCACGGTGAAGCAGCAGGAGCAACTCCAGCGCGATATTCTGCGATCGCTCTCTAACAGCGTTATCTCCACCGACAAAGAGGGACGCATCATCGCCGCCAACGAAAGCGCCCGTAAACTGCTGGGTCTGAGCGACACTGACCCGCTGGAGGGGCTGCACGCCGAGGAACTGATTGGGCTGGAAAAGGGGGATTTTTCCAAGTGGTTCAAAATGGCGCTCATGCCAACAGATGACAAGTGCCGTCAGCAGTATTACCCGGATCAAACGCTGAACGCGGTCAAAGGCGTGGAGCAGCACAGCATTAACCTGTCGATTAACACCATCGCCGATGCGAGTGACCCAGAGCAGGTGTCGGGAGCGCTGGTGGTGATGGACGACATCAGCGGCGAAAAGCGGCTAAAAAGCACCATGTCGCGCTATATGTCGCAGGAAGTGGCGCAGTTGCTCTTTGAGAACCCCAACGCTGCCAAAATGGGGGGCGATCGCAAAGAAGTGTCTGTCCTGTTTTCCGACATTCGCAGCTACACCACGCTGACCGAGAGCATGACCGCCGAAGAGGTGGTCGAAATGCTGAACCAGTATTTCGAGAGCATGGTAGACGCGGTGTTTACCTATAAGGGCACGCTGGACAAGTACATCGGTGATGCCATCATGGCGGTGTTTGGGTCGCCGCTGCCCTTGGACGACCACGAGTGGATGGCCGTACAAACGGCGATCGAGATGCGGCACCGACTTGCCGCGTTCAACGCCGACCGGGTACAGCGCCAAAAGCCACCGATTCGGATCGGCATCGGCATCAACTCCGATATCGTCATCAGCGGCAACATCGGCTCCAGCCGCCGCATGGAGTTCACGGCCATTGGCGATGGGGTTAACTTGGGGTCGCGCCTGGAAAGCGCCAGCAAGCAATACGGCACCGACATCATCATCAGCGAGAACACCTACAAGCCTTGCGCCGATCGGGTCTGGGCGCGAGAGCTAGACTGTATCCGGGTGAAGGGCAAGACGCAGCCCGTCAGCATTTATGAACTCGTTGGGCTGCGTGACGAAATCATTCCCGACGAGAAAAAGCGGCTGATTGACCTCTATCACGAAGGGCGCAAGCATTACCTGAATCGCGATTTCGTTAAAGCGATGAGCGCTTTTGCCACGTTGCTGCAAGACGTGAACAACGAAGACAAAGCCGCCAAGCTCCACCTCGACCGCTGCACCCACTGGCTCAGCCATCCGCCCAACGACGAAACTTGGCAAGACGGCGTGTGGACCATGACGGAGAAGTGAGGATTAAGGGGTCAGGGGTCAGGGATCAGGAACTATGGGTCGGGGATTAGAGGCTGAGCAGACAAGCTAACAACGGGGCTTATGCAAGGGGGCTTATGCAAGCTCTGCCTCAAAAGCGCGCAGGGCGCTGCTTGAGCCTTGGCTCCAGGCTAGCTCGACATAGCGGGGGATCAACTGCTTGACCGCAATATCTGGAAAAATGCCGCTGACCTCGCTTTCCTGATAGTGTTCGCTGTCGAAGATGTAGATTCGCAGGCCCTGACTCCGATAAATCCAGAGTTCTGGAATGGCGATCGCCTCATAATCTGCTGGCTGAGTAAAAGACGTGAGATCGACCTCAAGCGCTAGATCCGGCGGAGGATCAATTTCCAAATCGATACGTTCTTTACCCAAAATAGCCAATCGATTTTGGATGTAAAAACAGGCATCGGGTTCTACTCCGGTTTGGCTGACTCGCTTCAGCGTGAGGGGATCGAAGGCGTGCCAGTCTTGGTTCTGATGCCGCAGCAGCGCCTTCACCAAATCAGTGAGGGTAGCGGAGCGGTTGCTATGGCCAGGCAAAGGAGCCATCAAACGAATTTCCTGTTTCTTGACTCCAAAGTAGACTTTGACCGCAGCGCGATCGCGACGGCTTGACAACAGCCCTTCGTAATCTGCCCAGCTTTGATGACGCAAGATCACCTCACTACCCGGCGGTAGTTCAATTCCATCGGGGCTAATGGTCAAATTCATCAAGAAGCCTGTTGGGTTGGGTTTGTGAAGTTGGCACCAGATACTTGACGACCCTTAATTCTAATCCTTAGCTCATTGCCCTGAGCAAGCCATCCCTGATTTTCATTTTATTCTTCCTCTCGTGGGGTGGGCAGCGTCAGGTTATAGCGTAGCGCCAGCATTCGGAGCAGAACGATGGTGCAAAACCCGGCAACGGTGGCGATCGCCATATCCACCTGCCACAGCACCAGCACCAGATAAACCCAGCAGCCGACAAAGGCACAGGTGGCGTAGAGCGTGGCGGTTTTGCGAAAGACCACGGGAATCTGCACCAGCAAGATATCGCGCAATACGCCGCCCACCACGCCCGTAATCACGCCCAGCAGCGACGCGGTGAACGGCGGCATTCGATATTCCAGCGCAAAGGCCGTACCGGAAATGCTGAACAGCGCTAGCCCAAAGGCATCCAACAGCGCAAAGACTCGATAGGCAGGCGCTTTGACTGGCTTCAGCAGGCGCGACCCGTAGACATATAGCGCCGCCAGCAGCAGCACCAGCACCGCATAGCCCTCATAGCGTACCCAAAAGAACGGTCGCCGATCCAGCAGCACATCGCGCAAGGTTCCGCCCCCAAAGGCATTCACAAAGGCGATCGCATACACACCCACCAGATCCAGCCCTTTCTTGCGAGCAGCGATCATCCCCGATAGGGCTGAGGTGATCACGGCCGACACTTCTAGCGGATATTGCACCATGGCGAAGCGTTCGAGTTGAGCGGCGATCGCATCTATCGCATCTAGAGACATCAGAGGATTAAGCAGAGGATGAAGCGCTGTGGGTCAGGGATTGGGCTGAGACTTGAGAAAATCCAGAAAGTCGTAGAGTTCGGTTTCGTTGAGTTCCTGGCGCGATCGCTTGCTGTAGGTCGCTTTCAGGTGTTCGCGGCCGCGCTTGGCATCCCACCCCAGGCGGCGCAGTTCCACATCGGTCTGGGCGAGGATATCGGAAAAGTCGATGGAGGCGGGGGCGGGGCCAGGCGGCGCGGGTTCGGGGTTGGGCGGCGGGCTAGCGGACTTCTTGCGAGAGGGTTTGGCGCTGATCTGTGAGGCAGGTTTGGTGATTTGGGACAAATCGACGGGTTCGGAGGCTTCTGAAAAACCGTCGTCGGATGCGGAAATATGGGCGTAAAAATCTGCCACGACGGGGCCAGAGTCTAGCTCGTCTTCAGGCGGCAGGGGCGGGTCAAGCGGGTCGGGTTTGTCCCAGTCGCTCTCTGTGGGGAGTGTCGCCGCTTCGGTGACAAAGTCACGCGCTGGGGCAATCGGCGGCATCGCAGACCCCGCACTCTCCACGGGCAAACTGGCGCTGGGCAAACCGCTCGGTGAACGATTCCAGGCTGCATCCATCGGCGCAAATTCAGGCGTTTGGCCATCAGTCTCGCCAATTTGCCCGCCCGATTGCCCCCTCAACTGCCCGCCCGGTTGCCCACCGATTTGCCCCGTTACTTGCCCCGTTACTTGCCCCGTTACTTGCCCAGGAGTCTGAACAGAGGTCTGAGCAGGGGTCTGAACAGAGGTTTGGACAGCGGCCGTTGATCCGTCATTCATGCCCAATCCATGCAGCCCCAACGCCTGGAGCGATCGCCCCCGTGCCCGGTCTTCTGCGTCTTCGATACTGGCGCTTTCGGCCAGCCCAGTGGCCAGCGTCAGCCCACCCATGATTACGCTAGCCCGCACGATATAACGCCCGTTTTGCACGGTCAGCAGGTCGGTAATCAGGCTAGCGAAGGGATACACAGCCCGAAATCGCGCCAGCAGTGCGGGCAAGTTCTCAGGCAAATTCTCAGGCAAGTTCTTAAGCAGGTTTCTAGCAGAATCAGCAGAAAAGGACGACATGACCAAGCACGGGAGGGAACGATTCGGAGAAGCAGGAACGATTCGGAGAAGCAGTGTAGCAGCGGGCGCGTTTGCATAGTGCGATCGCCTCCTCACCATACCCGGATTTCAGCCCAACGAAGCGAGTCGGGTCGAGGTCGGATTTCATGCACGGGTCAGACGTTTTTGCTGAACCCGCAAAAGCTTTGGATTCATCCCTGGAATTTTCTGAGACAAAGATTTGGGTTTAAATTCGATATGCTGTGAGAGACGCAGTTTGTCAAACTTGCGTTGATCTGCTGCTTTTTAGCAGAGTTTTTTACAGATTCTTGCAGACATTCTGCTGTTTGCGTTTGCTGTTTGCGTTGCTGTTTGCCTAGAGATTGCCGCCATGCTAGATAGATTGCTCGACTTGTCTCCCAACCTGGGTGTAGACACGTTCCTTCTGCTGACGGTGCTGGTGGCCCTCGAAACGCTGCTATCCGCCGACAATGCGATCGCGCTGGCGGCCATCGCCCAAGGGCTAGACGGCAAAAAAATGCAGCGAGACGCGCTGAATTTGGGGCTACTCGTCGCGTTTATTTTTCGGGTCATCCTGATTCTGACGGCAACCTGGGTGATTCGGTTTTGGCAGTTTGAGCTGGCGGGTGCGCTCTATTTGCTCTGGCTGGTGTTCAAGTATTTCACCTCCGATGAAACAGAGGACGGCGAACACCACCACCACGGGCCGCGCTTTACATCACTCTGGCAGGCCATTCCGATGATTGCGATTACGGATCTGGCGTTTTCGCTGGATAGCGTTACCACGGCAATCGCCCTGTCTCAGGAAGTGTGGCTGGTGCTAACGGGCGGGCTGATCGGGATTCTCACGCTGAGGCTATTGGCGGGGCTATTTATCCGCTGGCTGGATGAATATACCCATCTGGAAGACGCGGGCTACATCACCGTGGGGCTGGTGGGGCTACGCCTATTGATTAAGGTGTTTAACGACAGCCTGGTGCCGCCCCAGTGGGCAATGATTTCGGTGATTGCGCTGCTGTTTGTCTGGGGCTTTTCGGAGCGCAAACCGGAGGCGATCGCCGCTGAATCTGGCTCTGCGCCCCTTGCTGAAGCCCACACCCCACCCGATCCGCCGCCGCTCGAAGTTCCTTCTGGGGCAAAGCCAGAAGCCGATGAGCGCGAGGCGCAAGAAATTTCTGCGGACTGAGCCAAAGATAGCGCCCAAATAGCGCCAAATAGCCCCTAGATCGCTCCTAAATAGCTCATAATAGCCCCTCAGCTACAGCGTGATACAGCGTTATGGATACTCTGCTGTCTTCAAGTCCAGTGGCGATCGCCCCACCGCGCTGCCCAGACCTGCTGGCCCCCGCCGGCAACTGGGACTGCGCCCGTGCTGCGGTCGAAAACGGAGCCGACGCAATCTATTTCGGGCTGGATCGGTTTAATGCGCGAATGCGGGCGCAAAACTTTACCGAAGCCGATTTGCCGGAATTGATGGCATTTCTACATCGGCGCGGCGTGAAGGGCTATGTCACGCTGAACACGCTGGTCTTTCCGGCAGAACTCGCCGAAGCCGAGCAGTATGTGCGAACTATGATCGCGGCAG
The Thermoleptolyngbya sichuanensis A183 DNA segment above includes these coding regions:
- a CDS encoding trimeric intracellular cation channel family protein, whose protein sequence is MSLDAIDAIAAQLERFAMVQYPLEVSAVITSALSGMIAARKKGLDLVGVYAIAFVNAFGGGTLRDVLLDRRPFFWVRYEGYAVLVLLLAALYVYGSRLLKPVKAPAYRVFALLDAFGLALFSISGTAFALEYRMPPFTASLLGVITGVVGGVLRDILLVQIPVVFRKTATLYATCAFVGCWVYLVLVLWQVDMAIATVAGFCTIVLLRMLALRYNLTLPTPREEE
- a CDS encoding GAF domain-containing protein, translating into MSAPSSHLHSTSSPSADPLDGDNATVTVEVEVLTDGSSAGQLSGRSQPPESPASPPVPPPNPNSDPSATSPSSRPNPGSALATTKGSFSSFLAPLTQDTFKQVVTDVEQKLRVVNQTLSMLDNLMDSQGFDAILNEMLHSITLKTGELLNADRATIFLLDDEKDELWAIVAEDENGNNLELRIPKHVGIAGEVATTKQVVNIPYDFYNDPRSKAAQALDKKNHYRTYTMLAMPLLNDQGDLVAVVQLINKLKPNCDLQAHLDERIDLGGFTAQDEQVFEEFAPSIRLILESSRSFYKATQQQRAASALMKATKSLSQSSLDLEETLGRVMEEAQELMQADRSTLWLLDRDQHQLWTKLPINGVLQEIRIPMDAGFAGQVAMSGEPVLIPYDLYNHPNSDTAKETDKKTGYRTCSMLCMPVFNADGELIAVTQLINKKKQGDHPPYDPANYPEAPEIWRASFNRNDQEFMQAFNIQAGVALQNAKLFATVKQQEQLQRDILRSLSNSVISTDKEGRIIAANESARKLLGLSDTDPLEGLHAEELIGLEKGDFSKWFKMALMPTDDKCRQQYYPDQTLNAVKGVEQHSINLSINTIADASDPEQVSGALVVMDDISGEKRLKSTMSRYMSQEVAQLLFENPNAAKMGGDRKEVSVLFSDIRSYTTLTESMTAEEVVEMLNQYFESMVDAVFTYKGTLDKYIGDAIMAVFGSPLPLDDHEWMAVQTAIEMRHRLAAFNADRVQRQKPPIRIGIGINSDIVISGNIGSSRRMEFTAIGDGVNLGSRLESASKQYGTDIIISENTYKPCADRVWARELDCIRVKGKTQPVSIYELVGLRDEIIPDEKKRLIDLYHEGRKHYLNRDFVKAMSAFATLLQDVNNEDKAAKLHLDRCTHWLSHPPNDETWQDGVWTMTEK
- a CDS encoding Uma2 family endonuclease, translating into MNLTISPDGIELPPGSEVILRHQSWADYEGLLSSRRDRAAVKVYFGVKKQEIRLMAPLPGHSNRSATLTDLVKALLRHQNQDWHAFDPLTLKRVSQTGVEPDACFYIQNRLAILGKERIDLEIDPPPDLALEVDLTSFTQPADYEAIAIPELWIYRSQGLRIYIFDSEHYQESEVSGIFPDIAVKQLIPRYVELAWSQGSSSALRAFEAELA
- a CDS encoding CHRD domain-containing protein, translating into MIHPKKILFHFVLGALTCLSLMGLSTPSLAQAVSGRMRPADPAPIAEVRQAETVLLAQGMTRSSLQRFSATLSRGAVVGASPSGRATGVAGAVLAGDRLVVRGDFRNLAGPLRDYTVDPTDPPNPNITSAVHIHRGEPTANGPFQYALTVTMRGDRDGRFAGEYTLTPEQRQALESGNLYLDLHTTRNRAGELRGVLRPY
- a CDS encoding sensor histidine kinase encodes the protein MSLDFLPRSGRFSCSTSQPRSPFISLQFKLMLGFALVSGLVFVGLYGWLYSKALNRVREGLRQDMVNTLDGAIAGVDATEFSQLSQLPAPQGEPVPASNPLYQRHQEWLIRIHNVEPRANPYTLVKGAKPYEALWIGDSLRVLQPENATSFREAYLATPDETRLYQGFSEVTLTLSPYTDSWGNWISAYGPIKNAEGQVIGLLGIDFQADEIYSVERDIRKSLAIAFGSTYLLLLGLVALLARSFTRPIIDLTDATEQMSQGEYDRALTQFHRRYVRDEISQLASSFERMVEQVQQREADLASANSNLEEQVRQRTQELEENNAHLEQTLRDLKATQSQLIQTEKMSSLGQLVAGLAHEINNPLSFIQSNLLHAREYMQCLLEMLNLYQTHLQKVPAICEKAEELGLEFIQDDLPKLLGSMQVGTQRISEIVRSLRVFARLDESEVKSVDLHEGLDSTLLLLNSRLRGTPSRAGIRIVREYGDLPLVECYAGQINQVFMNLLSNAVDALEAMREQVDGLRSAAGQAHSPAYCMDWAKDLLPEEQDEIPTIWIRTRLVEGNRVSVCIADNGIGISTDVQQRIFNPFFTTKPVGRGTGLGLSICHQIITERHGGTLKCTSCPAEGSEFCFEIPLKLPANQPQQTQA
- the argG gene encoding argininosuccinate synthase, which gives rise to MKVQDLKGKTVAFAGSGGLDSCTITRWLTNQGVNVVCFTADLGQPDEEDMDAVRQRMLKAGAVDFVLLPVREAIAEDGLKVIQSQACYEGRYWNTTGIARCSLTKAMILEMKQRGLTIFSHGATGRGNDQVRFQLITNMLAPEFEVYAPWRDESFLARFPGRSEMIDFCQENGLPVTATKDKPYSTDANLLGLTHESGMLEALTTPAQFVKPIMGCYPQDAPDTPEAFTVRFEKGRPVSVNGESVNLVDAFLKTNAIAGKHGIGIGTHLVENRFVGIKSRGVYESPGVETLGTCYAYLLQLILDRRAREFYDQLSLLVAKQIYQGYWFDRATQMMLAAIANTAELATGTISVSLYKGNISFVAADDVPHILYSEENASMEGVGDYNHGDSEGLLRVFGVSARVLATSGQVGL
- a CDS encoding tellurite resistance TerB family protein, which translates into the protein MGLFDRMFGVQNTVQETFSPAEAYAAIALAAVASDGYLADEELSGLMSTLNRMQLFRSYSSDIMRRMFDKLFSILRRDGVGVLFAIAKDSLPFELKESAFAVATDLVLADGRVTQEEQQFLNDLYQALGISEAAAEKIVDVMLIKNRG
- a CDS encoding TerC family protein, whose amino-acid sequence is MLDRLLDLSPNLGVDTFLLLTVLVALETLLSADNAIALAAIAQGLDGKKMQRDALNLGLLVAFIFRVILILTATWVIRFWQFELAGALYLLWLVFKYFTSDETEDGEHHHHGPRFTSLWQAIPMIAITDLAFSLDSVTTAIALSQEVWLVLTGGLIGILTLRLLAGLFIRWLDEYTHLEDAGYITVGLVGLRLLIKVFNDSLVPPQWAMISVIALLFVWGFSERKPEAIAAESGSAPLAEAHTPPDPPPLEVPSGAKPEADEREAQEISAD